The following are from one region of the Littorina saxatilis isolate snail1 linkage group LG2, US_GU_Lsax_2.0, whole genome shotgun sequence genome:
- the LOC138959048 gene encoding somatostatin receptor type 2-like has product MSRDASMLLPNAMNSGVNSSTAATTTCVEYYNVTVGGNSTNITVNPQGEMLGIVLTWLCAVCYIIILSLGWLGNGLVIYVVLRYAKMKTVTNMYILNLAISDVLFIVSLPFLTTTTIVKHWVFGFAMCKIYFVLFSINLFTGVFTLAVMSADRYLAVCHPIRSLKYRTPRIALFLCLCIWSVSFLVMLPVILYSTTVGHRTGSSKYTCSIQWPDGQPIPSDKAFIWYSFILGFAVPVSLIAVFYMLVVLRLRQVGPNKKSKEKKKSHRRVTRLVLSVITVYVSCWLPYWIFQVDITFRTEESEQLVKWKIVLFNVFTVMTFANSMFNPLLYAFLSDNFRKSFKKAFKCASPRDVNKSLCNENSVFPKNSTAYNRSCAATATTEERMELSTFDNGNGASQMTQATTVGNLADVTNSSDIIHAPLSETNSLRSVQDEEGYLKPPVAL; this is encoded by the coding sequence ATGTCCAGAGACGCTTCGATGTTGCTGCCGAACGCCATGAACAGCGGCGTCAACAGCAGCACGGCAGCCACCACGACCTGCGTGGAGTACTACAACGTGACGGTAGGCGGCAACAGCACCAACATAACGGTCAACCCCCAGGGCGAGATGCTGGGCATAGTTTTGACGTGGCTGTGCGCCGTGTGCTACATCATCATCCTCTCTCTGGGCTGGCTGGGCAACGGCCTCGTCATCTACGTGGTGCTTCGCTACGCCAAGATGAAGACGGTGACTAACATGTACATCCTCAACCTCGCCATCTCCGACGTCCTCTTCATCGTCAGCCTGCCCTTcctgaccaccaccaccatcgtcAAGCACTGGGTGTTCGGTTTTGCCATGTGTAAGATCTACTTCGTGCTGTTCTCCATCAACCTGTTCACCGGAGTCTTCACGCTGGCCGTCATGAGCGCCGACCGCTACCTGGCCGTGTGCCACCCAATCAGGTCCCTTAAGTACCGCACGCCGCGCATCGCGCTCTTCCTCTGCCTGTGTATCTGGTCCGTGTCCTTCCTGGTCATGTTGCCCGTCATCCTTTACTCCACCACCGTGGGCCACCGCACGGGCAGCAGCAAATACACCTGCAGCATCCAGTGGCCCGACGGCCAGCCCATCCCGTCAGACAAGGCCTTCATCTGGTACAGCTTTATCCTGGGCTTCGCCGTGCCCGTCTCGCTGATCGCCGTCTTCTACATGCTGGTGGTGCTGCGACTGAGGCAGGTGGGGCCCAACAAGAAGTccaaggagaagaagaagtcccACCGGCGCGTCACCCGCCTGGTGCTGAGCGTCATCACGGTGTACGTGTCTTGCTGGTTGCCCTACTGGATCTTCCAGGTGGACATCACCTTCCGCACGGAGGAGAGCGAACAACTGGTCAAATGGAAGATCGTGCTCTTCAACGTCTTCACCGTGATGACCTTTGCCAACAGCATGTTCAACCCGCTGCTCTACGCCTTCCTCAGCGACAACTTCCGCAAGAGCTTCAAGAAGGCCTTCAAGTGCGCGTCCCCGCGCGATGTCAACAAGTCGCTTTGTAACGAGAACAGCGTCTTCCCCAAGAACAGCACCGCCTACAACCGCAGCTGCGCCGCCACCGCCACTACGGAGGAGCGGATGGAGCTGTCCACTTTCGACAACGGTAACGGCGCATCGCAGATGACGCAGGCCACCACCGTCGGCAACCTGGCGGACGTCACCAACAGCTCCGACATCATCCATGCGCCGCTCTCCGAAACAAACTCGTTGAGGTCTGTGCAGGATGAGGAGGGTTATCTCAAACCTCCTGTCGCCCTTTGA